In Gemmata obscuriglobus, a single genomic region encodes these proteins:
- a CDS encoding PIG-L family deacetylase has translation MPEDPLPESLDVLAVAPHPDDLEILCGGTLAKLVKQGYRVGIFDLTSGEPTPRGTLETRKKEAEEARRILNVPVRVNVELPNRVLMDGPEARFALATQFRRYRPGIIIVAAGRTPAASPDHLQGGLIGEAARFYSQLTKWDERFAGTAPYRVPHLVYAPFPFDAEQRHWHSQFVVDISDTIDQKIASVRAYESQFDAARFAKVEHLIRSTNGYHGGRCGYMYGELFALPTPVGAPDLVSVVSGSKGVLAPPQIPGRDHPPMG, from the coding sequence ATGCCTGAAGATCCGTTACCCGAATCGCTCGATGTGCTGGCGGTGGCCCCGCACCCAGACGACCTCGAAATCCTGTGCGGCGGCACACTCGCGAAGCTCGTTAAGCAGGGCTACCGGGTCGGCATTTTCGACCTCACCAGCGGCGAGCCGACCCCGCGGGGCACGCTCGAAACGCGGAAGAAGGAAGCCGAAGAAGCGCGGCGCATCCTGAACGTGCCGGTGCGCGTGAACGTGGAGTTGCCGAACCGGGTACTCATGGACGGCCCCGAGGCGCGGTTCGCGCTCGCCACGCAGTTCCGCCGCTACCGCCCCGGGATCATCATCGTGGCGGCCGGACGCACACCCGCGGCGTCGCCGGATCACCTCCAGGGCGGGCTCATCGGCGAGGCGGCTCGCTTTTACTCACAGTTGACAAAGTGGGACGAGCGGTTCGCGGGTACAGCGCCGTACCGGGTGCCGCACCTCGTGTACGCCCCGTTCCCGTTCGACGCCGAGCAGCGTCACTGGCACAGTCAATTCGTGGTGGACATTTCCGACACCATCGATCAGAAAATCGCGTCCGTGCGGGCGTACGAGTCGCAGTTCGACGCCGCTCGGTTCGCGAAAGTTGAGCACCTGATCCGCTCGACCAACGGCTACCACGGCGGTCGCTGCGGCTACATGTACGGAGAGCTGTTCGCGCTCCCGACACCGGTCGGCGCGCCGGACCTCGTGTCCGTTGTCAGCGGCAGTAAAGGCGTACTCGCACCTCCGCAAATTCCCGGCCGTGATCACCCGCCGATGGGTTGA
- a CDS encoding ABC transporter permease encodes MLSFSGLVLRNLVYHARGNLAVLLGVAVGSAVFTGALLVGDSLRGSLRDRVERQLGGVDSVAFFPRPVRAGIADGMPGTVKPVLLVPGAVQASGDPATAPYLGKVTVLGIDPRSAPVGVSEVDWASDIRRNRSTNTFPPVILSHRVAEKLNAKTGDTVTLSAERFSDLPRSSSLAKRSTDDVTTAEQFTVAAVLPPEAPENDFNLTPNPAAPLNVFVPVRTLARMVTGDAEPVATVLLASGAPHDALNAALKERLRPEDYGLKFREVARRLGRGGYLSVESAELILPPKVSDAVRAAAQAVGARAEPTVVYVADTLAVGDKQIPYPIVAGLNTTAPSPLSPHELAPIPTPSLADDEVELLTWPGSELNRLPRGTKVKLVYFDPEVEGEGLKREAELTLSGYIPLSGPARDKDLTPEIKGVTDDRANLFDWDRPPVLPGAEIKRRVPEKPTPHPRGTFFNQNKAVPMAYLNLATARKLFRSRYGTDTSVRVAPANNEPLDKFSERLQSELPKHLDPDSAGLVFDPVRARLLTASKGGTDFGGLFLGFSLFLIAAALMLVGLLFRLSIDRRAKEVGLLLATGFAVKHVRRLLLAEGLLVAVLGAALGLIAGVAYNRLLLVVLLDLWPDQGVKAYFQPHATPLSFALGFGITVLMALAAQWWSVRGLVRIAPPALLRGETALPAGSTAGIGLVTKIVTIGGLVVGIALIAAGGTVSNPDFRAMTFFGGGGLLLTAALAAVRWWMRRTRHAVVNGRGLSALAKLGTRNAARNPARSLLTAALLASAAFLLVAVESFRRTPESDFLDKSGGSGGFNLLAEADVPLFQPFDSGLGRADLEKQLQKAYAPSGTDPDAPPATDAYRTAKADLSAGLEEVFPLRLRGGDDASCMNLFQAARPRVLGVPEALIARGGFKFYMTEAASAEEKANPWLLLAKPAPNDAVPVFCENNTAQWMLKKAIGDEFTMPGDDGAEVRFRIVGTLVDSPFQSEVITSDAAFVKAFPKQTGYRAFLIRTPADKQTAVARALEIGFRANGLAATPTRDKVASFQAVIGAYLSTFQLLGGFGLLLGVLGLAVVVLRGVWERLGELALLRAVGYRTRALQFLVIVENGLLLLVGLGAGVLTALASVAPHVLSGAAIPWVRLGLMLGAVLVAGLTVATVATAGVLRVPVIPALRRE; translated from the coding sequence ATGCTCAGCTTCTCCGGGTTGGTCCTTCGGAACCTCGTGTACCACGCGCGCGGGAACCTCGCCGTGCTGCTCGGGGTCGCGGTCGGGTCGGCCGTGTTCACCGGGGCGCTGCTCGTCGGCGACTCGCTCCGCGGCTCCCTCCGCGACCGCGTCGAGCGGCAGTTGGGCGGCGTCGATTCGGTCGCATTCTTCCCGCGCCCCGTGCGCGCGGGCATCGCGGACGGAATGCCCGGGACCGTCAAACCGGTCCTCCTCGTGCCGGGGGCCGTCCAGGCGAGCGGCGACCCGGCCACCGCCCCGTACCTCGGGAAGGTCACGGTGCTCGGGATCGATCCGCGTTCGGCCCCGGTCGGCGTGTCCGAGGTGGATTGGGCCAGCGACATACGCCGAAACCGATCGACCAACACGTTCCCGCCCGTGATCCTTTCGCACCGCGTTGCGGAGAAGCTGAACGCGAAAACCGGTGACACCGTCACGTTGAGCGCGGAACGGTTCTCGGACCTGCCGCGCTCCTCCTCGCTCGCGAAGCGCAGTACCGACGATGTCACGACGGCGGAGCAATTTACCGTCGCGGCGGTGCTGCCCCCGGAGGCACCGGAAAACGACTTCAACCTGACCCCGAACCCGGCCGCGCCGCTGAACGTGTTCGTTCCGGTGCGCACGCTCGCGCGGATGGTCACCGGGGACGCGGAGCCGGTCGCAACGGTCCTGCTGGCGAGCGGCGCGCCTCACGACGCCCTCAACGCCGCGCTCAAGGAACGTCTCCGGCCTGAAGACTACGGGCTGAAGTTCCGCGAGGTCGCCCGCCGGCTCGGGCGCGGCGGCTACCTGAGTGTCGAATCGGCGGAACTCATTCTTCCGCCAAAGGTATCAGACGCGGTACGGGCGGCGGCTCAGGCCGTCGGCGCCCGCGCCGAGCCGACGGTGGTGTACGTGGCGGACACGCTCGCCGTGGGCGACAAGCAGATCCCGTACCCGATCGTCGCGGGTCTGAACACCACCGCACCTTCGCCCCTCAGTCCGCACGAACTGGCCCCCATCCCGACACCGTCACTCGCCGACGACGAGGTGGAACTGCTCACGTGGCCCGGGTCCGAACTGAACAGGCTGCCGCGGGGCACGAAGGTGAAGCTCGTCTACTTCGATCCCGAAGTCGAGGGCGAGGGGCTGAAGCGTGAGGCGGAACTGACGCTCAGCGGGTACATCCCCCTCTCCGGACCGGCGCGCGACAAAGACCTGACGCCCGAAATTAAGGGCGTGACCGACGACCGCGCGAACCTGTTCGACTGGGACCGCCCGCCGGTGCTGCCCGGCGCCGAGATCAAGCGGCGCGTGCCCGAGAAGCCGACCCCGCACCCGCGCGGCACGTTCTTCAACCAGAACAAGGCCGTGCCGATGGCCTACCTGAACCTCGCCACCGCCCGGAAGCTGTTCCGCAGCCGGTACGGCACCGACACGTCGGTTCGAGTGGCGCCGGCGAACAACGAGCCGCTCGACAAGTTCAGCGAACGGCTTCAATCCGAGCTGCCCAAGCACCTCGACCCCGATTCCGCGGGCCTGGTGTTCGATCCCGTGCGCGCCCGCCTTCTCACCGCGAGTAAGGGGGGCACGGACTTCGGCGGGCTGTTCCTCGGGTTCAGCCTGTTCCTCATCGCGGCGGCGCTGATGCTGGTGGGGCTACTGTTCCGGCTCTCCATCGACCGCCGGGCGAAGGAAGTGGGGCTCCTGCTCGCGACCGGGTTCGCGGTCAAGCACGTTCGGCGGTTGCTCCTGGCGGAGGGGCTACTCGTAGCGGTGCTGGGCGCCGCGCTCGGGCTTATCGCGGGGGTGGCGTACAACCGATTGCTGCTCGTGGTGCTGCTCGACTTGTGGCCCGATCAGGGCGTCAAGGCGTACTTCCAACCGCACGCCACGCCCCTCAGCTTCGCCCTCGGGTTCGGAATCACGGTGCTGATGGCCCTCGCCGCGCAATGGTGGAGCGTTCGCGGGCTTGTTAGGATCGCGCCGCCGGCTCTCCTCCGCGGTGAAACGGCACTGCCCGCCGGCTCGACGGCCGGTATCGGGCTCGTCACGAAAATCGTCACAATCGGTGGATTGGTCGTCGGCATCGCGCTGATCGCGGCCGGCGGTACGGTCAGCAACCCCGACTTCCGCGCGATGACGTTTTTCGGCGGCGGCGGGTTGCTCCTCACCGCGGCGCTGGCGGCTGTACGGTGGTGGATGCGCCGCACCCGACACGCGGTCGTGAACGGCCGGGGGCTGTCCGCGCTCGCTAAGCTGGGAACCCGCAACGCGGCCCGGAATCCGGCCCGCAGCCTGTTAACTGCGGCGCTGCTGGCATCGGCGGCGTTCCTGCTGGTCGCAGTCGAGAGCTTCCGCCGCACGCCCGAAAGCGACTTCCTCGACAAGAGCGGCGGGAGCGGCGGGTTCAACCTCCTGGCCGAAGCGGACGTGCCGCTGTTCCAGCCGTTCGACAGCGGGCTCGGCCGCGCCGATCTGGAGAAGCAACTCCAGAAGGCCTACGCGCCGTCGGGTACTGACCCCGACGCACCACCGGCCACCGACGCGTATCGCACAGCGAAAGCGGACCTGAGCGCCGGTCTGGAAGAGGTGTTCCCATTGCGGCTGCGCGGCGGCGACGACGCGAGCTGCATGAACCTGTTCCAGGCGGCCCGGCCCCGTGTGCTGGGTGTGCCGGAAGCGCTGATCGCTCGCGGCGGGTTCAAGTTCTACATGACCGAAGCGGCGTCTGCCGAGGAGAAAGCGAACCCGTGGCTACTGCTCGCGAAGCCGGCACCCAACGACGCGGTCCCGGTGTTCTGCGAGAACAACACCGCGCAGTGGATGCTCAAGAAAGCGATAGGGGACGAGTTCACGATGCCCGGCGACGACGGCGCCGAGGTGCGCTTTCGGATCGTGGGGACGCTCGTGGACAGCCCGTTCCAGAGCGAAGTGATTACGAGCGACGCGGCGTTCGTGAAAGCGTTCCCCAAGCAAACCGGCTACCGTGCGTTCCTGATCCGCACCCCGGCGGACAAGCAAACCGCGGTCGCGCGGGCGCTGGAAATCGGGTTCCGGGCGAACGGGCTCGCCGCAACGCCGACACGGGACAAGGTGGCGTCGTTCCAGGCGGTCATCGGCGCGTACCTCTCGACGTTCCAATTGCTCGGCGGCTTCGGGCTACTACTCGGGGTACTGGGGCTCGCGGTGGTGGTACTGCGCGGGGTGTGGGAGCGTTTGGGTGAACTCGCCTTATTGCGGGCCGTCGGTTACCGCACGCGGGCTCTCCAGTTCCTTGTAATCGTTGAAAACGGGCTGCTGTTGCTCGTCGGCCTGGGGGCGGGCGTGCTGACCGCGCTGGCCTCGGTCGCCCCGCACGTGCTGAGCGGGGCCGCGATCCCGTGGGTGCGCCTCGGACTGATGCTCGGGGCCGTACTGGTGGCAGGACTGACGGTTGCGACGGTCGCAACGGCCGGGGTGCTGCGGGTGCCGGTTATCCCCGCGCTGCGGCGAGAGTGA
- the dnaK gene encoding molecular chaperone DnaK, whose translation MSSTPSVVGIDLGTTYSLAAYVENGRPVVVRDRAGAALVPSCISFHEDGTVLVGSAAKERALADPQHTIFSIKRLMGRTLADLKNELELIPHQVVERDTADGRKVLRVDIGGREHTPEELSALILKEVRRRAGNPTKAVITVPAYFDDSQRQATRDAGRIAGLDVLRIVNEPTAAALAYGLDRRGSGVIAVYDLGGGTFDCSVLSLADGVFKVLATNGDTYLGGDDFDRLLMQLAARESGTDLATRDAELLQHLRDAAERTKIALSTAESADLKLNVPANGPRPALAYARTVTRAEFEELIRPLVDRSLDRCKAALRDAQLKPAQVDEVVLVGGSTRIPYVRKRVGEFFAKTPHTGLNPDEVVALGAAVQADILTSGRRDLLLLDVVPLSLGIETLGGVVDKLIHRNSTVPATATTRYTTGADNQTAILINIYQGERELTKDCRFLGTFKLSGIPPMPAQFAQVEVTFRVNQDGILAVTARELRSGAQAHVTVQAAHGLSTDDVDRLVNESIVNAQDDFTARRLIELRNKGANDLKHTEKGLAQAGARLSAEQRAAIAAAGTALQSAMNGSDLAVLQRAIDAFGTATNPLALLVMNDVLRRGLGGENPDALDPDTL comes from the coding sequence ATGAGCAGCACCCCGTCCGTTGTCGGCATCGATCTGGGCACTACTTACAGCCTCGCGGCGTACGTCGAGAACGGCCGCCCCGTCGTCGTGCGCGACCGCGCGGGCGCCGCGCTGGTGCCCAGTTGCATCTCGTTCCACGAGGACGGCACGGTCCTCGTCGGGAGTGCGGCGAAGGAGCGCGCCCTCGCCGACCCGCAGCACACCATCTTCAGCATCAAGCGGCTCATGGGCCGCACCCTCGCCGACCTCAAGAACGAGCTGGAGCTGATCCCGCACCAGGTGGTCGAGCGCGACACAGCCGACGGCCGGAAGGTGCTCCGGGTGGACATCGGCGGGCGGGAGCACACGCCCGAAGAGCTGTCGGCGTTGATCCTCAAAGAGGTGCGCAGGCGGGCCGGCAACCCGACCAAAGCGGTCATCACCGTGCCGGCGTACTTCGACGACTCCCAGCGCCAGGCGACCCGCGACGCCGGCCGGATCGCCGGGCTGGACGTGCTCCGCATCGTCAACGAGCCGACCGCCGCGGCGCTGGCCTACGGCCTCGACCGCCGCGGCTCGGGGGTGATCGCGGTGTACGACCTGGGCGGCGGCACCTTCGACTGCTCCGTGCTGTCGCTCGCCGACGGCGTGTTCAAGGTGCTGGCCACCAACGGCGACACCTACCTGGGCGGCGACGACTTCGACCGACTTCTGATGCAGCTCGCGGCCCGCGAGTCGGGGACGGATCTTGCGACCAGGGACGCGGAGCTGCTCCAGCACCTGCGCGACGCCGCCGAGCGCACGAAAATCGCCCTCAGCACGGCAGAATCAGCGGACCTGAAGCTGAACGTACCTGCGAACGGCCCCCGCCCTGCCCTGGCGTACGCGCGAACGGTCACGCGCGCCGAGTTCGAGGAACTGATCCGCCCGCTCGTCGATCGCTCCCTGGACCGCTGCAAGGCCGCCCTCCGCGACGCCCAACTGAAACCGGCCCAGGTGGACGAAGTGGTGCTGGTCGGCGGTTCGACGCGCATCCCTTACGTGCGAAAACGGGTCGGCGAGTTCTTCGCGAAGACCCCGCACACCGGGCTGAACCCCGACGAAGTCGTCGCCCTCGGCGCGGCCGTGCAAGCCGACATCCTCACGAGCGGGCGCCGCGACCTGCTGTTGCTCGACGTGGTGCCGCTGTCGCTCGGCATCGAAACGCTCGGCGGCGTGGTCGATAAGCTGATCCACCGCAACAGCACCGTGCCCGCGACCGCGACCACCCGGTACACCACCGGCGCCGACAACCAGACCGCCATCCTGATTAACATTTACCAGGGCGAGCGTGAGCTGACGAAGGACTGCCGGTTCCTGGGCACGTTCAAGCTGTCCGGCATCCCGCCGATGCCGGCGCAGTTCGCGCAGGTCGAGGTGACGTTCCGCGTGAACCAGGACGGCATCCTCGCCGTCACCGCTCGGGAACTGCGGAGCGGCGCGCAAGCACACGTGACGGTGCAGGCGGCACACGGGCTGTCGACCGACGACGTGGACCGGCTCGTGAACGAGAGCATCGTGAACGCCCAGGACGATTTCACCGCCCGGCGGCTGATCGAGCTGCGGAACAAAGGCGCTAACGACCTGAAGCACACGGAAAAGGGGCTCGCGCAGGCCGGCGCCCGACTGTCGGCGGAGCAGCGTGCGGCGATCGCCGCCGCGGGCACTGCGCTTCAAAGCGCGATGAACGGGTCGGACTTGGCGGTTCTGCAGCGCGCGATCGACGCGTTCGGAACAGCCACCAACCCGCTCGCGCTCTTGGTGATGAACGACGTGCTCCGGCGGGGCCTCGGCGGCGAGAACCCGGACGCCCTCGACCCGGACACGCTGTAA
- a CDS encoding DUF4349 domain-containing protein, translating into MLVRRTLAWVVVAFGAGLAGGCGVPASKSPAPEGASKQLPEKQAGAAKNGADANAAARVPMIVYTHTLDVVVSDLDVATAEVDRLVAEHKGYVVQSEVRGDRGRWRAATYTLRIPVASDRAVRNAVLALGTPERNASEAQDVTEEFMDVEKRVKNLKEQEDKLNALLLEKRKEEKLEDIKSLMREIAQIRGEVERAQGRREYLLNRTTFATTNLSLREVKDYTPPTFGTQIGATFRTSWDAVLSAGQSVVLFAVALVPWAPVWGPVLVFALWQVRRWRAGRVPSPLLRAEPTTPAG; encoded by the coding sequence ATGCTGGTACGGCGCACTCTTGCCTGGGTTGTGGTCGCGTTCGGGGCCGGCCTCGCTGGTGGCTGCGGTGTTCCGGCCAGCAAATCTCCGGCGCCAGAGGGCGCGTCCAAACAGTTACCCGAGAAACAGGCCGGTGCCGCGAAGAACGGCGCCGATGCGAACGCGGCCGCACGCGTGCCGATGATCGTCTACACGCACACACTGGATGTCGTGGTGAGCGATCTGGACGTGGCGACGGCCGAGGTGGACCGGTTGGTCGCGGAGCACAAGGGCTACGTTGTCCAGTCGGAGGTCCGCGGAGACCGCGGCCGGTGGCGCGCCGCCACGTACACGCTCCGCATCCCGGTGGCCAGCGACCGGGCGGTGCGGAACGCCGTGCTCGCCCTCGGCACCCCGGAGCGCAATGCGTCCGAGGCGCAGGACGTGACCGAGGAATTCATGGACGTGGAGAAACGGGTCAAAAACCTGAAGGAGCAGGAGGACAAGTTGAACGCGCTGCTCCTGGAGAAGCGGAAAGAGGAGAAGCTCGAAGACATCAAATCACTGATGCGAGAGATCGCTCAGATCCGCGGCGAGGTGGAGCGGGCGCAGGGCCGCCGCGAGTACCTGCTGAACCGCACCACGTTCGCAACGACGAACCTGTCGCTGCGTGAGGTCAAGGACTACACTCCCCCGACGTTCGGCACCCAGATCGGCGCGACGTTCCGGACCTCGTGGGACGCGGTCCTCAGCGCCGGTCAAAGCGTCGTGCTGTTTGCGGTAGCCCTGGTGCCGTGGGCGCCGGTTTGGGGGCCGGTGCTGGTGTTCGCGCTGTGGCAGGTCCGGCGCTGGCGGGCGGGGCGGGTGCCGAGCCCGCTCCTGCGTGCCGAACCCACCACCCCGGCGGGCTGA
- a CDS encoding helix-turn-helix domain-containing protein, with protein sequence MRIARTTGSGGHGNLTVPARYGPNRTRVLRCSTCKARFSERKGTPLYGTRLSAQTVTAVLAHVAEGSGTRKTARLVGVHRDTVTRYIRQAGEQAQQLHDELVALSPPDQRAPTG encoded by the coding sequence ATGCGGATTGCCCGGACCACGGGAAGCGGGGGGCACGGTAACCTGACGGTGCCGGCCCGGTACGGACCGAACCGCACCCGGGTGCTGCGGTGCTCCACGTGCAAGGCCCGGTTCTCGGAGCGCAAGGGCACGCCCTTGTACGGCACCCGGTTGTCGGCCCAGACGGTGACCGCGGTGCTGGCCCATGTGGCGGAGGGATCCGGCACCCGCAAGACGGCCCGATTGGTCGGGGTACATCGGGACACGGTCACCCGGTACATCCGTCAGGCCGGCGAGCAGGCCCAGCAACTCCACGACGAGTTGGTGGCCCTTTCCCCCCCGGACCAACGAGCTCCAACTGGATGA
- the malQ gene encoding 4-alpha-glucanotransferase produces the protein MATPSLPRSSGILLHPTSLPGPFGIGDLGPVAYRWVETLAAMRQSWWQILPLGPTGAGDSPYQSLSAFAGSINLLSPELLHQEGLVGPDLWANEHFADHEIQFDRVTPFKTKLLRAAWDAFRGGKAAHLKGDFENYCVSEAGWLDGFALFVAIREALGGTGLLAWPPDLLRRNPVALAELEKQLASEVLLHKFGQFLFDKQWGALKKFANDKKIKIIGDAPIFVALDSADVWAHPDEFLLDPDRKPTVVAGVPPDYFSADGQHWGNPIYDWTRMEATGYSWWCNRVLRQLKQVDLIRLDHFRGFRQAWHIPAAEPTARVGQWVDGPGLKLFDRLRTALGGLPLIAEDLGVITPDVEELRDQLALPGMRVIQFALEGPHNLHWPHNYVQNCVCYTGTHDNDTVRGWFEALSDRDRHYLSLTLGRPIGDVAWDLIQSAWASVATVAVAPLQDVLSLGNDARMNKPGVASGNWRWRFRLDQFRGEVIQRLADLTTLYNRVPAEPKPGTP, from the coding sequence ATGGCCACGCCGTCCCTGCCTCGCTCGTCCGGCATCCTGTTGCACCCCACGAGCCTGCCGGGGCCGTTCGGCATCGGCGATCTCGGCCCGGTCGCGTACCGCTGGGTCGAGACGCTGGCCGCGATGCGCCAGTCGTGGTGGCAGATCCTGCCGCTCGGTCCGACCGGGGCCGGCGATTCGCCGTACCAGTCGCTCTCGGCGTTCGCGGGCAGCATCAACCTGCTCAGCCCCGAACTGCTCCACCAGGAGGGCCTCGTCGGTCCGGACCTGTGGGCGAACGAGCACTTCGCCGATCACGAGATCCAGTTCGACCGGGTGACGCCGTTCAAAACCAAGCTGCTCCGCGCGGCGTGGGACGCGTTCCGCGGCGGGAAGGCCGCGCATCTGAAGGGCGATTTCGAGAACTACTGCGTCAGCGAGGCCGGGTGGCTCGACGGGTTCGCCCTGTTCGTCGCGATCCGCGAGGCGCTGGGGGGCACCGGGCTGCTCGCGTGGCCGCCGGACCTGCTGCGGCGCAACCCGGTCGCGCTGGCGGAACTCGAGAAGCAGCTCGCCAGCGAGGTGCTGCTCCACAAGTTCGGGCAGTTCCTGTTCGACAAGCAGTGGGGCGCGCTGAAGAAGTTCGCCAACGACAAGAAGATCAAGATCATCGGCGACGCGCCGATCTTCGTGGCGCTGGACTCGGCGGACGTGTGGGCGCATCCGGACGAGTTCCTGCTCGACCCCGACCGCAAGCCCACGGTCGTTGCCGGGGTGCCGCCCGACTACTTCTCCGCCGACGGGCAGCACTGGGGCAACCCGATCTACGACTGGACCCGGATGGAGGCGACCGGCTACTCGTGGTGGTGCAACCGCGTGCTGCGCCAGTTGAAGCAGGTCGACCTGATCCGGCTCGACCACTTCCGCGGGTTCCGGCAGGCGTGGCACATACCCGCCGCCGAGCCGACGGCGCGCGTCGGGCAGTGGGTGGACGGCCCGGGGCTGAAGCTGTTCGACCGGCTGCGCACCGCCCTCGGCGGGCTGCCCCTGATCGCGGAAGACCTGGGCGTCATTACGCCGGACGTGGAAGAGCTGCGCGACCAGCTCGCGCTGCCCGGGATGCGGGTGATCCAGTTCGCGCTGGAAGGGCCGCACAACCTGCACTGGCCTCACAACTACGTCCAGAACTGCGTGTGCTACACCGGCACGCACGACAACGACACTGTGCGGGGGTGGTTCGAGGCGCTGAGCGACCGCGACCGGCACTACCTCTCGCTCACCCTCGGGCGGCCGATCGGGGACGTGGCGTGGGACCTGATCCAGTCGGCGTGGGCGTCGGTCGCGACGGTGGCGGTGGCGCCGCTGCAAGACGTGCTGAGCCTCGGCAACGACGCGCGAATGAACAAGCCCGGCGTCGCCTCGGGGAACTGGCGGTGGCGGTTCCGGCTCGACCAGTTCCGCGGCGAGGTGATCCAACGGCTCGCCGACCTGACCACGCTCTACAACCGGGTGCCAGCCGAGCCGAAGCCCGGGACGCCGTGA
- the iscX gene encoding Fe-S cluster assembly protein IscX, which translates to MTWHDAREIGEALFDQFDTINPLTVRFTDLHKHVLNLEGFAGKAHESNEKLLEAIQMAWYEEWKDEYGS; encoded by the coding sequence ATGACGTGGCACGACGCGCGCGAGATCGGCGAAGCGCTGTTCGACCAGTTCGACACCATCAACCCGCTGACGGTCCGGTTCACCGACCTGCACAAGCACGTCCTCAACCTTGAGGGCTTCGCCGGCAAGGCGCACGAATCGAACGAGAAGCTCCTCGAAGCCATCCAGATGGCGTGGTACGAGGAGTGGAAGGACGAGTACGGCTCCTGA
- a CDS encoding DUF4282 domain-containing protein: MKNTCPKCNTAYNVTAAAVGRRFTCKNCGTPVVVREDGLDYQSSAAPPAAEPAPAGADNAFDFNAGDEERPPAKSAKKAGRSGKSRPEDDEFDDAPRKAKSKKPPVDDDVSDDDAERLPARKAKPKGTQKNALTDFLLFREFIAPLFVKLIFFLSIGVLVLVGLASVAFGLIAGKLEMVFGAICSAVIFLPLSLLMVRVYCELVLLGFSLYDRLGEIKNLLEKGQATTPAAPPGPPTP; this comes from the coding sequence ATGAAAAACACCTGCCCGAAGTGTAACACGGCGTACAACGTGACCGCCGCGGCCGTCGGCCGCAGGTTCACGTGCAAGAACTGCGGCACCCCGGTCGTTGTGAGGGAAGACGGCCTGGACTACCAAAGTTCGGCCGCACCGCCGGCGGCCGAACCCGCTCCGGCGGGAGCGGACAACGCGTTCGACTTCAACGCGGGCGATGAGGAACGCCCGCCGGCGAAAAGTGCGAAGAAAGCGGGACGGTCCGGGAAATCGCGCCCGGAGGACGACGAGTTTGATGACGCCCCGCGGAAAGCGAAAAGCAAAAAGCCCCCGGTCGATGACGATGTGTCGGACGACGACGCCGAGCGCCTTCCCGCGCGCAAAGCAAAACCCAAGGGCACCCAGAAGAACGCACTGACAGACTTTCTGCTCTTCCGTGAGTTCATTGCGCCGCTGTTCGTGAAGCTGATCTTCTTTCTGTCGATCGGGGTGCTGGTTCTGGTCGGGCTGGCTTCGGTGGCGTTCGGGCTGATCGCCGGCAAGCTCGAAATGGTCTTCGGGGCGATCTGCTCGGCGGTCATCTTCTTGCCACTCAGCCTGCTCATGGTCCGCGTGTACTGCGAACTGGTGCTGCTGGGGTTCTCGCTCTACGACCGACTCGGGGAGATCAAGAACCTGCTGGAGAAGGGCCAAGCAACAACGCCCGCCGCGCCGCCCGGCCCGCCGACGCCATAA